Genomic segment of Apium graveolens cultivar Ventura chromosome 7, ASM990537v1, whole genome shotgun sequence:
gtaacccccagacttatacccaaggtctggagggcgttacagttggACTTCCCAAATATGAATAATGAAGCATAATATGAAGCATTGATAGCCGActtaggcttggctagagccGTGAGGGCCAAAAACCTTAAGGTCTGTGGATACTCAAGACTTGTAGTTGCTCAAGTCAATGGAGGGTTTGATGCCAAGGATGATACTATGGTCAAGTACCTGAGAGTCGTGAAGGGAATACTGACTCAGTTTGATAAATGGTATGCCGAACACATTCcgagagaggagaacactacAGCCGATGCCCTATCTCAGTGCGCCTCGTCTGAAATCGAGAACTCTCCGAGAAGTATCTATTTCCCGATCCTGAAGACTCCTACTATACATGTCATAAATTTGATAGCCCCGGTTGGTGTGGCAAGTTGTTGGATAAATCCGATCAAAACCCACCTTGAGACTGGATGGCTCCTCGACGAAACCCAAGAGGCACGCAAGCTGTCAGTTAGAGCATTGAGATATTCATTGATTGAAGGCCTTTTGTATAAAAGGTCCTTTGTTATTCCATATTTGAAGTGCCTGAGACCTCTTGAGGCAGATGAGGCACTCAAAGAAGCCCATAAAGgcatttgtggacaacacttagGGGCAGTgccctcgctcacaagataactcAATTGAGATTCTACTGGCCAACTATGCTAGCTGATGCAAAGTCTTATGTGACAGGTATCAGAGGCACGCTCCAATAGTACGACAACCCCCAGAGAGGCTTACATCTATCAGTACACCCATCCCTTTTGCAGTATGGGAAATGGATATTCTTGAACCATTTCCTATAGCGTCGGGACTGAGGAAGTTCATTGTGGTAGCCATAGACTACTTCACAAAGTAGATTGAGGCTAAGTcactagccaagataaccaccaagcaaaTTACCCAATTTTTCTAGGAGAAATTGATATGCCGATTTGGGATCCCATGAATCTTTGTCACGGATAATGGGAGACAATTTGATAATGACGAGTTCAGAGAGTATTGCGACGATAACAGCATAGAGCCTCGCTTCACCTCGATTGCACACCCACAGGCAAATGGGCAGGCGGAAGTTGCTAACATgatcatccttgatggacttaagaaaaGGGTTGAACGCTCAAGGAACACTTGGGAAGACGAGTTACTGCCTATACTATGGGCATATTGCACCACCTGCAAAGGGACGACTGAAGCTACCCCATTTATGTTGGCTTACAGAGCCGAGGCTGTGGTTCCTCTCGAGATCACCCATGGACCACCTAGGGTCGAAGCTTATGAACCGAAAGCCAATGAAGAAGGCATACGGCTCGCTCTCGATCTCATTGACGATGTCAAATGAGGCCAACGCCCGCAAtgcagagcatcaacgaagagcctccctctattacaatataagggttaaagaaaggttctttcagCAAGGAGACTTGGTTTTAAGAAAGATTGAGGCATAGAAAGTCAGGGAGAGAGGAAAGCTAGCCCCTAACTGGGAAGGGCCTTTTAAGGTCAGAAAGACATTAGGACGAGGAAACTACAAGTAGGAAACCTTGAACGGTGATGAAGTACCCCGCACTTGGCACGCttcaaacctgaaggtttattatgtttaggacATTCGTTATATGTTCCTAGTacttaatattaattttatgaaTAAGGTCGACGAAGCCATcttatgtaagggttgaacccaaTATTTAAGTACGAGCATCTAAAGAATGCAAGTCTCGAAGGACCAAACGCCGAAAATAAAAGACATGTATGAAACGAAATCAAACAAAATGCATAGATAAAGATCACGAAGGATCATAAGTTAAGTCCTGAAGGACCAATAGTTTACAAGCCAATATAGTTCGAATAAATAAGTTTTGAAAATATAGCCACATTTGGCAACCAAAGCCATGCAAGGCTATAACAATCACTCCTCAGAAGAGTCCTCCTCCTCACCATTCCTCGCTCCCTGCTCATCTTCATCCGAACCTGCCTCAGAGGAGGAGTTGTTGCTCCCTGTAATCGTCCCCTGATTTTCTCATAAAGGGCCGCTTTAGAGCTGGGGCTACCCGAAGAGGCCTTACCCTTGGAACCAGAACCCCCACGGCTTGAACTAGATTGAGACAGCATGCGGGGAATCTTGGGCACAGACCCGGAGGTCTGCACGGATGGGTCCATAACAGGCATCTCCCAGGGGAAAGTGAAGAGACTCAGATCGACCACGTCCGGATACGAGTTATGAACATTTTTAACACCCATTTGCCATCCTAAGGCCAAGTTCACGAGGCGCATCTGGTCGTCCGTCATCTGAGTGAATGGTGCGGATCTATGATATGAGTCCACAAGTTCCCTTCACTCCTTCTTCCTCTTCTGCATCTCTTTGGTGCATTTTTTCTCCAAGATAGCAACCTGATCTTCCGCCCGGTGAGTCTTAGACTCCCACTCATCTAAGAAGATCTTTATTTTGTTCATGAAAGTCTGTAATGCCGCATAGTCACTTCTCATCTTTATGCTCTGAGTAGAAGATGCGACAAAGGAAGCGTTGGCCTGACAAGGAAAACACAAATAGGAGTCATAAAAAAGACTAACTCAGATAAGAGTTAAGGTACTAAAAATGAATAAGACTCAGAAGGGTCGAGTCTCCAACACACGAAGTCCTGGTCGACCAAGATCAGAAAGGGACGACCAGGCCACATGGGGGCCTTTTTGGCCGAGCAAGTCCTCCTGCAAAGATGGTTCAGACCCCCCTGAAGGATTCTCCGAGGCCTCCCTGtgaaattttctgaaaattccgAAAGAAGGGCACGTGAATGAAAATATATACAAGTTAAAATGTACCTGGTACAAGGCATGAGCCCCCAACACCTCGGTTTCAAGCAACTTCTCACCGGAAGATACGAACAGAATGTCAGGAGGAGTAACACAGTTCTCTAACCACTCAAGAGCTAGGCCTGGACTCCCAAGCACTGAATCATTGGTGGAGATTCCCCATGAAGGTTCCCAAGGGACTTTCGCGCTTCGATCAAAGTCTTTAGCCCTCTTCTTGCTAGAGCCAGAAGGTTCAAGAAATGCATGGATCTTGGGAATACGGTTCACTTCTTGGCTGTGTCCCTTGCCATCTTCCCCTTAACCACGTCGCTCTTATCAGTCATGGCATCAATAGCATCAACAACTGAAATAAtatgaaagaaaaaaaatagataTAAGAATAAACTTGCTTAAAGTTGAAGTAGAATGAAAATAAATACCCTCTTTAGAGAGGCTGTTAATGCCAACCTCGACGAGTTTGGTCTTTGTGACGAACTCCTAATAAGGGATTATCCCATCGTGTCATCAATAAGGAGATCACGGTCATGAAGCTCGGTATCTGAAAGATGAAGGATGTAGTGAGAGCTGTCAACAGGACTACTGAAGTCGCGTCTAAAGTATACCCCCAATCTCCCTCTTTCCATTCCAAGACTATGAATTTCTTATTCCAGCGATGAATTGAGTCATGGAGAGAACTCATATACACTATGTGAGGAACATGAGGCCTATGTTGTATAACGACCCATCCAGGCATGTTCAAAGGAGACGCCTTCATCATAAAAATGCTTCGAAATATTGTGACACTCAGTGGGATGCCCAAGTCATTGCACCTCACTATGAAAAGAATAATGAAAGCACACCCGTTAGGGTAAAGCTGACACGGACGGATCTTCAATTCGGCGAAAAGCCTTGGAATAAAAGGGTGCAGTGGAAACCTTAACCCGGACTTTAGGGCTGCCTTGTACATAAATAATCTTTGGGGGGTGAGGTTGTAAGTCCTCTCGCTAGGCTTAGCCTTGCGAACCTCTATACATTCGGGCCAAGGATTACTCGACCGAATCTCCTCAATATACTCTTCGCCTAGCACACTCTTGTGGTGGAATGCATCAAAGTGGACAGTACTCGTGTACTCATCAACCCACTCCTCCAACATGCTCTTCAAGATGTTGGAACAATGATTAATGGAGTAAGGGGAGACAAAAGCTATACCTTTCAAAGATTGGGTTGTAGCCCTCTTGTGCATGGCCACCTTGATTGAGAGGGAACATTTCCTAGGACCTTGACCTTGAGAcaaattggaagaacttgagaaAAGTTGAGAGCTTCTGAAAAACTTGAGAGAATTTGTGAAAAATTGAGAAATGAAAGTGTGAATGAAAATGAacacttctcatcttcttttataggaaAAGAGCTACCCGCTACAGCAGGTGACAACTCCGTCTAGATCGCGTTAGCAGGTACCTATCAAAAAAATACCGGAAAATGGTGGAGAAAACGATCGGAAAATCAGAAGAAAGGACATAATAATCGAAGAAAGTAATGCAGAGCGTCGCTTATCGTATCAGTCCTCCAAGAAAAGTCTAGCTAAGGCCAGACACAAGTTGTTAGTCTTAACTGAAAACTAATTATGCTAATCACCATGATTAGTGAGGCCTATGAAGATTAGAGCAAGATCATGTTCTTAGCtgaacaagtttcgtgaagaacAGAGTGTTTAAGAGTACAAGAACATCACTTTCTCCTCCCGGCCGACCAGACCACCCTGCAGGTGGCCCTATGGCCAACCAAGAGCAGGTTGGGCCGACCAGACAAATTGGGGCCCTTTTTGGCCGACCAAGAACCTCTGTAAGTCTGGCCTAAACAGaaataagtttcgtgaagactaggaCGTCCACGGAACAAAGTCCAATAAGATCATATCGTCAGCAAGAACAAGATCCGTGAAGACTAGAACGCTCACAGAAATGAGTTTCGCGAAGAGTAGGATGTTCACCGTAGCAAGTTCAGAGAACTTTCTCCTCCCAGCCGACCAGACTACCCTGCAGGTGGCCCTATGGCCGACCAGAGAAGGCTGGGCCGACCAGGCTACATTGGGGCCTTTTTGGCCAACCAGGACCCCCTGTAGGATAGGCCTGGGGTCTCTTGAAGGTTTTCTGGAGGCCCTCctgtgattttttttaaaattctagGAAAATATGGCTCTCAGCGAAAACAAGTTTCGTAAAGACTAGAACATCTACAAGAACAAGTACGATGGAGTATAGAACATCATGTAGAACAAATACAGGACGTTCAGTAGAACGAGTACAGAACGTTCAGTGGATTGAGCACAGAACGTTCACTGAAACAAGGACAGAAGAGACACAAGGGGGTCTAGGACCACCATGGGGTGAGCTCCATGGACAATCAAGAGTAGACAAAGCCTTGCAAGCTGCATGAAAGGCTTGAAGCTGGATAGAAAATTCTGCAAAAAAAAATCAGGACAACCACCATTGGCCAACAAGGGGTTCTGCCCCTAGGCCGACCAGGGGAGGCCGACCAAGATGAATTGGTGCCATTTTGGCCGTGTAGGACCTCTTGCAGGCCTCCTGCAGGCTGGTCCAGGGGGTCCTGcaaaattccagagaccctccTGCGAAAATTTTcgattttttttgcaaaaattaggaaaaatgggaaaaaatgatttttttttaaaaattcaggATTTTAAACCTAGCCCGGATTAGGTTCGATTAGTGAAATTTAGCCCGGATTAGGGCTGATTAGTGTATATTACACGTAATTAACCTGAATTAAGGGGAATTAATGACTCGTGTGACATAATTAGCCCGAATTATGGTTGTTTAACCTATTCACTCACGTGATTAGTGTGAATTAGAGATCATTAGTGTCTTATGCATACTAATTAGTCATGATTAAGAcaaattagccccgattagggcagATTAGCCCCGATTAAGACCAATTAGTGCATTATAGCTTAAAATTAAGCTCTTTTAAGCCTAGTTAGCGGCTTGTACATGAAAATTAGCTTCAATCAGGGCCGATTAGGGCCTGTTAGCAGCTGTCACCCTACATTAACCTTGAAAAAGGTTAAGGGTTGATTAAAGCTCGTTTTCTAGTCCCGATTAGGACCGTTGAGTGTTAAACACTATCCAATTAGCCTGTGCAAAAGCATTAAGTGTGTATATTCACACTATATAagtcgttgtaaacgtgtaggtcgctccacactttacgataaaATGACGAGACCCATGAAGGGCCGACATTCATGAAGGGTCGATACCCAAGAAGAGCCAAAAGTACCCCGAGTCGCGAAAAGACCATTATAACTTTCGTGAAAACTCGAGCAGTATTCCcggaagttgggggcaaatgatatggatagaaaatacatcatAAACACACATTAAATAtcacattaattacacttggACTTCTTGTCCTAAGCCTGGCACAAACAT
This window contains:
- the LOC141673189 gene encoding uncharacterized protein LOC141673189, whose protein sequence is MVKYLRVVKGILTQFDKWYAEHIPREENTTADALSQCASSEIENSPRSIYFPILKTPTIHVINLIAPVGVASCWINPIKTHLETGWLLDETQEARKLSVRALRYSLIEGLLYKRYQRHAPIVRQPPERLTSISTPIPFAVWEMDILEPFPIASGLRKFIVVAIDYFTKEYCDDNSIEPRFTSIAHPQANGQAEVANMIILDGLKKRVERSRNTWEDELLPILWAYCTTCKGTTEATPFMLAYRAEAVVPLEITHGPPRVEAYEPKANEEGIRLALDLIDDVK